One window of the Tachypleus tridentatus isolate NWPU-2018 chromosome 10, ASM421037v1, whole genome shotgun sequence genome contains the following:
- the LOC143230699 gene encoding uncharacterized protein LOC143230699 yields MEVLNTDIELFSDKKQDTLLDVKFLKCEEETIERSTNTTWKAVTIEGRSSIAIFEYGVVKEEGEEISSETTETNKNTCVRGETELPDVSEEDEVISEFSESAGDDLYCSKDNVLSVKKEIELQEELQEVDSGLKDPMNFVNSQCGKQLLVDQTPYTEKSNTRKPSSDGVSLKTFIRQDNLKKCPVPYVRDKPYSCFVCDQKYGSKDQLEIHVRVHVEQKQYSCVACGKNFKSNSNLKLHKRTHTGEKPYSCIVCGKEFGTSSNLKSHEKTHTGEKPYTCVVCGKEFLTNCHLKRHLRTHTGEKPYSCIVCGKEFGSISNLKSHEKVHTGEKPYSCVVCSKKFRSNSNLKLHERIHTGEKLYSCLVCGKEIGTYSNLKSHEKIHTGEKPYSCVVCGHQFRSNSNLKLHEKVHTGEKPYSCIVCDKEFSSSSDLKKHQRIHTGEKPYNCVVCGKKFATNSNLKEHLKIHTGVKPYKCVMCDKVFGSSSNLKKHEKVHTGIKQ; encoded by the exons ATGGAAGTGTTAAACACTGACATTGAACTATTTTCTGATAAGAAGCAGGATACTTTATTGGATGTCAAGTTTTTGAAATGTGAAGAAGAAACTATAGAAAGATCAACTAACA CAACTTGGAAAGCTGTTACCATTGAAGGACGATCTTCAATTGCCATTTTTGAATATGGTGTGGTAAAAGAGGAGGGAGAAGAGATCAGCAGTGAAACAACAGAGACAAATAAG aacACTTGTGTCAGAGGGGAAACTGAGCTCCCTGATGTGTCAGAAGAAGATGAGGTTATTTCTGAATTCAGTGAAAGTGCTGGTGATGATCTGTATTGTTCAAAAGATAATGTTTTGAGTGTGAAAAAAGAAATTGAACTTCAAGAAGAATTGCAAGAAGTTGATTCTGGGTTAAAAG ATCCAATGAACTTTGTAAATAGCCAGTGTGGAAAACAGTTACTTGTGGATCAGACTCCATATACAGAAAAAAGCAACACTCGGAAACCCAGCAGTGATGGTGTgtctttgaaaacatttataagaCAAGATAACCTAAAAAAATGTCCTGTTCCCTATGTTAGAGATAAACCATACAGTTGTTTTGTATGTGATCAAAAATATGGCAGTAAAGATCAACTTGAAATACATGTGAGGGTACACGTGGAGCAAAAGCAATACAGTTGTGTAGCTTGTggaaaaaactttaaaagtaataGTAACCTAAAATTGCACAAGAGAACACACACTGGGGAAAAGCCATACAGTTGTATTGTGTGTGGGAAAGAATTTGGAACAAGCAGTAACCTAAAATCGCATGAGAAGACGCATACTGGAGAGAAGCCATATACTTGTGTAGTGTGTGGCAAAGAATTTTTAACAAATTGTCACCTAAAAAGGCACTTGAGGacacacactggagagaaaccttataGTTGTATTGTGTGTGGGAAAGAATTTGGTAGTATTAGTAACCTAAAATCACATGAAAAggtacacactggagagaaaccatacagttgtgtagtCTGTAGCAaaaaatttagaagtaatagtAACCTAAAATTGCATGAGAGAATACATACTGGTGAGAAACTGTACAGTTGTTTAGTGTGTGGAAAAGAAATTGGAACATATAGTAACTTAAAATCACATGAAaagatacacactggagagaaaccatacagttgtgtagtTTGTGGCCATCAGTTTAGAAGTAATAGTAACCTAAAATTACACGAGAAGGTACATACTggtgagaaaccatacagttgcaTTGTATGTGACAAAGAATTTAGTAGCAGTAGTGACCTGAAAAAACATCAGCgtatacacactggagagaaaccttacaacTGTGTTGTGTGTGGCAAAAAATTTGCaacaaatagtaatttaaaaGAACATCTGAAGATACACACTGGTGTAAAACCCTACAAATGTGTAATGTGTGACAAAGTATTTGGAAGCAGTAGTAAtctgaaaaaacatgaaaaagtaCATACTGgaataaaacagtaa